From one Planktothrix agardhii NIES-204 genomic stretch:
- a CDS encoding putative oligopeptide ABC transporter periplasmic oligopeptide-binding protein: protein MIPFKRHWFQKTLFILLALVMSACSTAQSQIPSRLVVATPSGPATFNPPLSQSAYTVFGYLYDPLIQDDPVTGELMPKSGLAESWQISDDKQKIIITLKDGLKWSDGKPLTVDDIIFTYNDIYLNDKIPSSFKDILRVGKSRSFPTVKKLDNRRVEFSVSEPFAPFLQYVAGLSILPAHILKDSITETDSEGNPKFLTTWGTDTNPQDIVGNGQYRIKSYTPYQRVILERNPYYWRKDEQGNPQPYIEEIVWQIIESTDTQLLDFRSGSLDTLTIQTETFPLLKPEEKRGKYTIYNSGPDMGTVFMSLNMNRGKNAQGKPFVDPIKSKWFNNKAFRQAVYYAINREVMKNNLYLGLGELQHSPLPVQSPFYLSPEAGLKTYTHNPEKARQMLIDAGFKYNNQGQLLDSEGNQVRFTLLTSAGKKIREQMATQINQDLGKIGIQVDLLFLSFNTLVERLSSSRNWDAYLGGFSGGGIEPHGGYNIWSVQGRLHTFNQGPQPGETGITDWQVSDWEKQVDDLFVKASQEFDPKKRKELYGKAQKIISEELPLLYMVNPLAFEAIRDRVEGVEYTPLGGGFWNLYELKIAE from the coding sequence ATGATTCCATTCAAAAGACATTGGTTCCAAAAGACTTTATTCATCCTCTTAGCCCTGGTTATGAGTGCCTGTAGTACCGCTCAATCCCAAATTCCGTCTCGGTTGGTGGTCGCCACGCCCAGCGGCCCAGCCACCTTTAATCCGCCCTTGAGTCAATCGGCCTATACCGTCTTTGGTTATTTGTATGACCCGTTAATTCAGGACGACCCCGTAACCGGAGAATTAATGCCGAAATCGGGGTTAGCCGAATCTTGGCAGATTTCTGATGATAAACAAAAAATTATTATTACTTTAAAAGACGGATTAAAGTGGTCAGATGGAAAACCCTTAACCGTTGACGATATTATTTTTACCTATAACGATATTTATTTAAACGATAAAATTCCCAGCAGTTTTAAAGATATTTTACGAGTAGGAAAAAGTCGCAGCTTTCCCACGGTAAAAAAATTAGATAATCGTCGGGTGGAGTTTTCTGTTTCCGAACCCTTTGCACCTTTTTTACAATATGTAGCCGGATTAAGTATTTTACCCGCCCATATTTTAAAAGATTCAATTACCGAAACCGATAGTGAGGGAAACCCCAAATTTTTAACTACTTGGGGAACCGATACCAACCCCCAAGATATTGTCGGAAATGGTCAATATCGGATCAAAAGTTATACTCCTTATCAACGGGTAATTTTAGAAAGAAATCCCTATTATTGGCGAAAAGACGAACAGGGAAATCCCCAACCCTATATTGAAGAAATTGTCTGGCAAATTATTGAAAGTACCGATACTCAATTATTGGATTTTCGTTCCGGTTCCTTAGATACTTTAACCATACAAACGGAAACATTTCCCTTATTAAAACCCGAAGAAAAACGAGGGAAATATACTATTTATAATTCTGGCCCCGATATGGGAACCGTGTTCATGTCATTGAATATGAATCGGGGAAAAAATGCTCAAGGGAAACCCTTTGTTGATCCAATTAAGTCTAAATGGTTTAATAATAAAGCCTTCCGACAGGCGGTTTATTATGCCATTAATCGGGAAGTGATGAAAAATAATCTCTATTTAGGATTAGGAGAACTGCAACATTCTCCCCTGCCAGTCCAAAGCCCCTTTTATTTATCCCCAGAAGCGGGATTAAAAACCTATACACACAATCCCGAAAAAGCCAGACAAATGCTAATTGATGCGGGGTTTAAGTATAATAATCAGGGACAATTACTCGATAGTGAAGGTAATCAGGTTCGTTTTACCCTCTTAACAAGTGCCGGGAAAAAAATTCGGGAACAAATGGCTACCCAAATTAACCAAGATCTGGGTAAAATTGGGATTCAAGTTGATTTATTATTTCTCAGTTTCAATACCCTAGTAGAACGTCTTTCTAGTTCTCGGAATTGGGATGCCTATTTAGGTGGATTTAGTGGAGGAGGAATTGAACCTCACGGGGGTTATAATATTTGGTCAGTGCAGGGAAGATTACACACATTTAATCAGGGGCCCCAACCCGGAGAAACCGGGATTACCGATTGGCAAGTTTCCGATTGGGAAAAACAAGTAGATGATTTATTTGTGAAAGCTTCCCAAGAATTTGATCCGAAAAAACGGAAAGAACTCTATGGAAAGGCGCAGAAAATTATTTCCGAAGAACTGCCCCTATTATATATGGTAAATCCCCTCGCCTTTGAAGCCATCCGAGATCGGGTTGAAGGCGTTGAATACACACCATTAGGGGGAGGATTTTGGAATTTGTATGAACTCAAAATTGCTGAATAA
- the ispF gene encoding 2-C-methyl-D-erythritol 2,4-cyclodiphosphate synthase codes for MNIRIGNGYDIHKLVPGRALILGGIKIDHEFGLLGHSDADVLTHAIMDAMLGALSLGDIGHYFPPTDEKWAGADSLVLLKQVNQLILERGWKIGNIDSVIVAERPKLKPHISAMCDRLATTLNLNCGQIGVKATTNEKLGPVGREEGIAAYAVALLEKIN; via the coding sequence ATGAATATTCGCATTGGTAATGGTTATGATATTCATAAATTAGTCCCCGGACGGGCATTAATTTTAGGTGGGATTAAAATTGATCATGAATTCGGACTATTAGGACATAGTGATGCGGATGTCTTAACCCATGCCATTATGGATGCAATGTTAGGGGCATTAAGTTTAGGAGATATTGGGCATTATTTCCCCCCAACCGATGAAAAATGGGCGGGGGCGGATAGTTTAGTCCTCTTAAAACAGGTAAATCAACTAATTTTAGAACGGGGTTGGAAAATCGGAAATATTGACTCTGTGATTGTCGCCGAACGTCCCAAATTAAAACCCCATATTAGCGCAATGTGCGATCGCCTTGCCACCACCTTAAACCTCAATTGCGGTCAAATTGGAGTCAAAGCCACCACTAACGAAAAATTAGGCCCCGTGGGTCGAGAAGAAGGAATTGCTGCCTATGCCGTGGCTTTATTAGAAAAAATTAATTAA
- a CDS encoding putative oxidoreductase, translated as MTTDKKIGIAIIGTGFGKKVHIPAFQDHPKTQVVAVYHRDLDKAKAIASSHNIPHACNSIEEICALPEVQGVAISTPPFLHFDMAKIALNAGKHLLLEKPTNLTVQEAKYLYHLAQSKGCITSLDFEFRFIPAWQHLSQLLAENYVGQKRLIKIDWLVSSRADETRPWNWYAQKDKGGGVLGAIGSHSFDYISWLFGSIKRLCGQLNTSISLRPDPEAGGELKVVDADDICTLILELNDGTPCQVCLSSVTYQGRGHWLEIYGSEGTLILGSDNQQDYVHGFRLWGSQKGQPLTEIPIPKVLEFTRIYPDGRIAPLLRVIDQWITGIEQGTSLTPSLKEGVYSQLLMDLTQESNATGTWVNVPDFESFLVNE; from the coding sequence ATGACAACCGACAAAAAAATTGGCATCGCCATAATTGGAACAGGATTTGGTAAAAAAGTTCATATTCCTGCCTTTCAAGACCATCCTAAAACCCAAGTAGTTGCGGTTTATCATCGAGATTTAGACAAAGCCAAAGCGATCGCCTCCAGCCATAATATTCCCCATGCTTGTAATAGTATTGAGGAGATTTGTGCTTTACCTGAAGTTCAAGGAGTTGCCATTTCCACCCCGCCTTTTTTGCATTTTGATATGGCTAAAATCGCCCTAAATGCCGGGAAACATCTATTATTAGAAAAACCCACAAACTTAACAGTTCAAGAAGCAAAATATCTCTATCACCTCGCCCAATCTAAAGGCTGTATTACCAGCCTAGATTTTGAATTTCGGTTTATTCCAGCTTGGCAACATTTATCTCAACTATTAGCAGAAAATTATGTAGGTCAAAAAAGATTAATCAAAATTGATTGGTTAGTTTCTAGCCGTGCCGATGAAACTCGTCCCTGGAATTGGTATGCTCAAAAAGACAAAGGAGGCGGGGTATTAGGGGCAATTGGCTCCCATAGTTTTGATTATATTTCTTGGTTATTTGGTTCCATTAAACGCCTCTGTGGACAACTGAATACTTCTATTTCCTTGCGTCCAGACCCGGAAGCTGGAGGAGAATTAAAAGTTGTTGATGCTGATGATATTTGTACCCTAATTTTAGAACTGAATGATGGCACTCCCTGTCAAGTTTGTTTAAGTTCTGTTACTTACCAAGGACGGGGACATTGGCTAGAAATTTATGGCAGTGAAGGCACATTAATTTTAGGTAGTGATAATCAACAGGATTATGTGCATGGATTTCGATTATGGGGAAGCCAAAAGGGGCAACCTTTAACCGAAATTCCTATCCCCAAAGTATTAGAATTTACCCGAATTTATCCCGATGGCCGGATTGCTCCTTTGCTACGAGTGATTGACCAATGGATAACCGGAATTGAACAGGGAACAAGTTTAACACCTTCGCTTAAAGAAGGGGTTTATTCCCAACTTTTAATGGATTTAACCCAGGAATCCAATGCAACTGGAACTTGGGTAAATGTACCGGATTTTGAATCCTTTTTGGTGAATGAATAG
- the gshB gene encoding glutathione synthetase → MKFAFIIDPIEKLNPSHDSSVALMEAAQLLGHEVWVTQAHQLNVIDGQTWALLTPVNLTPIIRDQDRWRVEEPWFSVGQSILQPLENMDSVFMRTDPPVTIPYLYATYLLDYINPEKTLVVNSPHGLRTANEKMYALQFKDCIPTTIVSRDKQVIREFVERQGAAVLKPLGGKAGEGILFLEGSDRNLNSLIEISTQQGIYPVMIQTFLPEAKDGDKRIIVLNGEPIGAVNRIPTGQEFRGNMAVGGRVAKTEITDREREICQKLASKLVADGLYFVGIDIIGGYLTEVNVTSPTGIREIDLLDGVYLGKQVIEWVENKITNRF, encoded by the coding sequence AAATTAAATCCAAGTCATGATAGCAGTGTTGCTTTAATGGAAGCAGCGCAACTTTTAGGACATGAAGTTTGGGTGACACAAGCTCACCAATTAAATGTAATTGACGGTCAAACCTGGGCACTTTTAACCCCGGTTAATCTGACTCCTATTATTAGAGATCAGGATAGATGGAGAGTTGAGGAACCCTGGTTTTCGGTGGGTCAATCAATACTTCAACCCTTGGAAAATATGGATTCGGTGTTCATGCGAACTGACCCACCAGTCACGATTCCCTATCTGTATGCTACCTATCTTTTAGACTATATTAATCCCGAAAAAACTTTAGTAGTTAATTCTCCTCACGGGTTAAGAACAGCGAACGAAAAAATGTACGCCCTGCAATTTAAAGATTGCATTCCAACAACCATTGTTAGCCGCGATAAACAGGTAATTAGGGAGTTTGTTGAACGTCAAGGAGCGGCGGTTTTAAAACCTTTAGGTGGAAAAGCAGGAGAGGGCATTTTATTTTTGGAAGGGAGCGATCGCAATCTTAATTCTCTAATTGAAATTAGCACTCAACAGGGTATATATCCGGTGATGATTCAGACCTTTTTACCAGAAGCAAAAGACGGAGATAAACGAATTATTGTGTTAAATGGTGAACCGATTGGAGCGGTTAATCGGATTCCTACGGGTCAGGAATTTAGAGGAAATATGGCTGTGGGTGGACGGGTTGCTAAAACCGAAATTACGGATCGAGAACGGGAGATTTGTCAAAAATTAGCATCTAAATTAGTTGCTGATGGTTTATATTTTGTGGGAATTGATATTATTGGAGGTTATTTAACAGAAGTTAATGTTACCAGTCCAACGGGGATTCGAGAAATTGATTTATTGGATGGGGTTTATTTAGGAAAACAGGTGATAGAATGGGTAGAAAATAAAATCACGAACCGCTTTTAA